In a single window of the Sulfuricaulis sp. genome:
- a CDS encoding MerR family transcriptional regulator, protein MLDPGENHELPIIPGKRYFTIGEVSDLCLVKPHVLRYWEQEFPQLKPVKRRGNRRYYQRHDVMLIRQIRSLLYVEGFTISGARNKLDLDNPALPDASRQQAIKTLIHELEDVLDMLKKI, encoded by the coding sequence ATGCTTGACCCCGGCGAGAATCACGAGCTTCCCATCATACCCGGCAAGCGCTACTTCACCATTGGTGAAGTCAGCGACCTGTGCCTGGTCAAGCCGCATGTGTTGCGGTACTGGGAACAGGAATTCCCTCAACTTAAGCCGGTTAAGCGTCGCGGCAATCGCCGCTACTATCAGCGGCACGACGTGATGCTCATCCGCCAGATTCGCAGTCTGCTTTATGTCGAAGGCTTCACCATCAGCGGTGCGCGCAACAAGCTCGATCTGGACAATCCCGCACTACCCGATGCCAGTCGTCAACAGGCCATCAAAACGCTCATCCACGAGCTGGAAGATGTCCTGGACATGCTGAAAAAAATCTAA
- a CDS encoding integration host factor subunit alpha: MALTKADLAENLFNELGLNKREAKEFVEIFFERIRGALSEGEQVKLSGFGNFSLRQKNSRPGRNPKTGEEIPITARRVVTFRASHKLKERVEQNANANREKFKQQAELNA, encoded by the coding sequence ATGGCACTGACCAAAGCAGATCTTGCGGAAAACCTGTTTAACGAGCTGGGTCTGAACAAGCGGGAGGCAAAGGAATTTGTCGAGATTTTCTTTGAAAGGATACGGGGGGCCTTGTCCGAAGGGGAACAGGTAAAACTGTCCGGTTTCGGCAATTTTTCCCTGCGGCAGAAGAACTCCCGTCCCGGCCGGAACCCGAAAACGGGCGAAGAGATTCCCATCACTGCCCGGCGCGTCGTCACCTTTCGCGCCAGTCATAAACTCAAGGAACGAGTCGAGCAGAACGCCAATGCGAACCGTGAAAAGTTCAAACAGCAGGCGGAACTGAATGCTTGA